In Candidatus Palauibacter australiensis, the following are encoded in one genomic region:
- a CDS encoding serine hydrolase, translated as MKTRPWTLILPLAGGLACADANPEASGGDAVELAALDAVFADYSAVDGPGCAFAVSRDGQQVMARAYGMANLEWDLPNTPETVFEPGSVSKQFTAAATILLALEGGIDLDDDIREYFPEMPDYGEPITVRMLIHHTSGLRDWGSVAGIHGWARTTRIHTHKHALDIASRQRALNYEPGRYYSYTNTGYNLQAMLVERVTGQTFDEFSQERIFRPLGMTKTQWRDDFTEIVEERSIGYRRGDDGEWHMLMPFENVHGNGGLLTTVGDLLRFTRNLDTGEVGGPEFIRLMHEQGMLDSGRQISYAGGLFVGEYKGVREVQHSGGTAAYRGFLTRFPDHGLAVSVMCNVGEANPGGLARSVAELYLGDAVDEEASEDPAGADVDPARVAAFAGGYRDARTGQFMELTADGSSLRMGGGPGGLSLAAMSETEFASPAGVSIVFDAAAGDGGRPGATMDTPVADDVRIEPVEGFEPTASDLAAYVGAYHSDEAEVTYWVDVEDGGLVLRDRYGDGPSLTPVYPDAFRQGGSTFIFRRDDAGRVTQASLSQGRVWDLRFERVQ; from the coding sequence ATGAAGACACGACCCTGGACCCTCATCCTTCCCCTCGCCGGGGGACTCGCCTGCGCGGACGCGAACCCGGAAGCCTCGGGCGGGGACGCGGTCGAACTGGCGGCGCTCGACGCGGTCTTCGCGGACTACAGCGCGGTGGACGGCCCCGGGTGCGCCTTCGCGGTCTCGCGGGATGGACAGCAGGTCATGGCGCGCGCGTACGGCATGGCGAACCTCGAGTGGGACCTGCCGAACACGCCCGAGACGGTGTTCGAGCCGGGCTCGGTCTCGAAGCAGTTCACCGCGGCGGCCACGATCCTGCTCGCGCTGGAGGGCGGCATCGACCTCGACGACGACATCCGGGAGTACTTTCCCGAGATGCCCGATTACGGCGAGCCCATCACGGTGCGGATGCTCATCCATCACACGAGCGGGCTCCGCGACTGGGGGTCGGTGGCCGGCATCCACGGCTGGGCGCGCACGACCCGGATCCACACGCACAAGCACGCGCTCGACATCGCGAGCCGCCAGCGCGCCCTCAACTACGAGCCGGGCCGCTACTACTCGTACACGAACACCGGGTACAACCTCCAGGCGATGCTCGTGGAGCGGGTGACCGGACAGACGTTCGACGAGTTCTCCCAGGAGCGGATATTCCGCCCCCTCGGCATGACGAAGACGCAGTGGCGGGATGATTTCACGGAGATCGTCGAGGAGCGCTCGATCGGATACCGGCGCGGAGACGACGGCGAATGGCACATGCTGATGCCGTTCGAGAACGTGCACGGGAACGGCGGTCTGCTCACGACCGTCGGCGACCTCCTCCGGTTCACCCGCAACCTCGACACCGGCGAGGTCGGCGGGCCCGAGTTCATCCGACTCATGCACGAGCAGGGGATGCTCGACTCCGGGCGGCAGATCAGCTACGCGGGCGGACTCTTCGTCGGCGAATACAAAGGCGTGCGCGAGGTGCAGCACTCTGGAGGCACCGCGGCGTACCGGGGCTTCCTCACGCGCTTCCCCGACCACGGGCTCGCGGTGTCGGTGATGTGCAACGTGGGCGAGGCCAACCCCGGTGGGCTCGCCCGCTCGGTGGCCGAACTCTACCTCGGCGACGCCGTCGACGAGGAAGCGTCGGAGGACCCGGCGGGTGCGGACGTCGATCCGGCCCGCGTCGCCGCGTTCGCCGGCGGGTACCGCGACGCCCGCACGGGCCAGTTCATGGAGTTGACGGCGGACGGCTCCTCGCTGCGCATGGGAGGAGGGCCCGGCGGGCTGTCCCTCGCGGCCATGAGCGAGACCGAGTTCGCCTCGCCGGCGGGCGTATCCATCGTCTTCGACGCCGCGGCCGGCGACGGAGGCAGGCCCGGAGCGACCATGGACACGCCGGTCGCGGACGACGTGCGGATCGAACCCGTGGAGGGTTTCGAGCCCACTGCGTCGGACCTGGCGGCCTACGTCGGCGCCTACCACAGCGACGAGGCGGAAGTGACGTACTGGGTCGATGTCGAAGATGGCGGGCTGGTATTGAGGGACCGGTATGGGGACGGGCCCTCGCTCACGCCGGTCTATCCCGATGCGTTCAGGCAGGGAGGCAGCACGTTCATCTTTCGGCGCGACGATGCCGGCCGGGTCACGCAGGCGAGCCTGAGCCAGGGACGCGTCTGGGATCTGCGCTTCGAACGGGTGCAGTAG
- a CDS encoding NADPH:quinone reductase — MKAIWYERTGPAPDVLQFGDQDAPVPAAREVRVRLAASGVNPSDTKRRAGWIGLSMPHPRIVPHSDGAGTIDAVGAEVDRARVGERVWLWNAQGGGRPFGTAAEYTAVPAAQAVPLPDGASFADGAGLGVPGCTAHYAVYGDGPVGGKRILVQGGAGAVGHLTVQLATLGGAEVIATVSGAAKAEVALGGGARHAIDYRREDVAHRVLDLTDGEGVDRVIEVDLAANLETDVAVLRENGTIASYSSTSGPELPLAYYPLAFKDLRIHFVQGYLLPPAARRAAVRDLTTWLAAGQLDVRVAATFPLAETASAHDALESGRADGKILVEI, encoded by the coding sequence GTGAAAGCGATCTGGTACGAGCGGACCGGCCCCGCTCCGGATGTGCTCCAATTCGGGGATCAGGACGCGCCCGTGCCCGCGGCGCGAGAGGTCCGGGTGCGGCTGGCCGCCTCGGGGGTGAATCCGTCGGACACCAAGCGGCGAGCCGGCTGGATCGGACTGTCGATGCCTCATCCGCGCATCGTGCCGCACTCGGATGGGGCGGGGACGATCGATGCGGTGGGGGCGGAGGTCGACCGGGCGCGCGTCGGCGAACGCGTCTGGCTGTGGAACGCCCAGGGCGGCGGCCGCCCGTTCGGCACGGCGGCGGAGTACACGGCGGTACCGGCGGCGCAGGCCGTGCCGTTGCCGGACGGCGCCTCTTTCGCCGATGGAGCGGGCCTCGGAGTGCCGGGCTGCACGGCGCACTACGCCGTGTACGGGGACGGGCCGGTGGGCGGCAAGCGGATCCTCGTGCAGGGAGGCGCCGGGGCCGTCGGCCACCTGACGGTGCAGCTCGCCACGCTGGGCGGCGCCGAAGTCATCGCCACGGTGAGCGGCGCCGCCAAGGCGGAGGTCGCGCTGGGCGGCGGCGCGAGGCACGCGATCGACTACCGGCGGGAGGACGTCGCCCACCGGGTCCTCGACCTCACCGATGGGGAGGGTGTGGACCGCGTCATCGAGGTGGATCTCGCCGCGAACCTCGAGACGGACGTCGCGGTCCTGCGGGAGAACGGGACGATCGCGTCGTACTCGTCAACCTCCGGCCCGGAACTGCCGCTCGCCTACTATCCGCTCGCCTTCAAGGACCTGCGCATCCACTTCGTGCAGGGCTACCTGCTGCCGCCTGCCGCCCGCCGCGCGGCGGTCCGGGATCTCACCACCTGGCTCGCGGCCGGACAACTCGACGTGCGGGTCGCCGCCACCTTCCCCCTCGCGGAGACGGCGTCCGCGCACGACGCCCTCGAGTCCGGTCGCGCGGACGGGAAGATCCTCGTCGAGATCTAG